A stretch of the Notolabrus celidotus isolate fNotCel1 chromosome 3, fNotCel1.pri, whole genome shotgun sequence genome encodes the following:
- the mex3b gene encoding RNA-binding protein MEX3B, producing the protein MPSSVFADSSVQGEALDDQRALQIALDQLSLLDLDNEENLLFDNDQEPKKRSVNMTECVPVPSSEHVAEIVGRQGCKIKALRGKTNTYIKTPVRGEEPVFVVTGRREDVAMARREIISAAEHFSMIRASRNKNTSLNRSGTPAPGPPNLPGQTTIQVRVPYRVVGLVVGPKGATIKRIQQQTHTYIVTPSRDKEPVFEVTGMPENVDRAREEIEAHIAVRTGGLIEVQDDNDFHANGTDVGADLHGHSNMWSKLGVGMTPNSARKPFSNYRNDSSSSLGSASSDSYFGNNIADNSPSGPSPSYTTSNNNSNNNNNINTNSNMYEYGREVISPACTDHSFDSSPGFDLTTTPNGLLWSQCDSLMTPSSTGSSSPSSTSAMFPTNMTMNANGMVVNQKRVDGCTPQLSLSPPLHSHNGGPAEHPLSRRACSDPGGSPLSFNSYSSTIASLPDSHLHGIACDSSASSSSSSSSSSSSSTSRKGSRDCSMCFESEVIAALVPCGHNLFCMECANRICERIEPRCPVCHTGVTQAIRIFS; encoded by the exons ATGCCCAGCTCTGTCTTCGCGGACAGTAGCGTCCAGGGAGAAGCTCTGGACGACCAAAGAGCCCTGCAGATCGCCCTGGATCAGCTGTCCCTCCTCGACTTGGACAACGAGGAGAACCTCCTTTTCGACAACGACCAGGAGCCCAAGAAAAGGAGCGTCAACATGACGGAGTGCGTCCCAGTGCCCAGCTCCGAACATGTGGCCGAGATTGTGGGCAGAcagg GTTGCAAGATCAAAGCGCTCCGAGGAAAGACCAACACCTACATCAAGACCCCCGTTCGAGGCGAGGAGCCTGTGTTTGTGGTGACAGGCAGGAGGGAGGATGTGGCGATGGCCAGGAGGGAGATCATCTCTGCCGCTGAGCACTTCTCCATGATCAGGGCCTCTAGGAACAAAAACACCAGCCTGAACAGGAGCGGCACCCCAGCCCCTGGACCGCCAAACCTGCCTGGACAGACCACTATACAGGTTAGGGTGCCCTACCGTGTGGTTGGATTGGTGGTTGGTCCAAAGGGTGCAACAATCAAGCGCATCCAGCAACAGACCCACACTTACATTGTGACACCCAGTCGAGACAAAGAGCCGGTATTCGAGGTGACGGGAATGCCGGAGAATGTAGACAGAGCACGTGAAGAGATTGAAGCCCACATCGCCGTGAGGACAGGAGGCCTTATTGAGGTACAGGACGACAATGACTTCCATGCTAATGGGACAGATGTTGGTGCAGATCTCCATGGGCACTCAAACATGTGGTCCAAGCTTGGTGTTGGAATGACCCCTAACTCTGCACGTAAACCTTTCTCTAACTACCGCAATGACTCATCCTCCTCCCTGGGCAGTGCCTCCAGTGACTCTTACTTTGGCAACAACATCGCCGACAACAGCCCGAGTGGGCCTTCACCAAGTTACACCACctcaaacaacaacagcaacaacaataacaacatcaacacaaacagcaacatgtacgAGTACGGAAGGGAAGTGATCTCACCTGCCTGCACCGACCACTCTTTTGACTCCTCACCAGGGTTTGACCTGACAACAACCCCAAATGGCCTCCTGTGGTCCCAGTGTGATAGTCTAATGACCCCTTCCTCCACTGGAAGcagctccccctcctccacctcagccATGTTCCCTACCAACATGACTATGAATGCCAATGGAATGGTGGTCAATCAGAAAAGGGTCGATGGTTGCACCCCTCAGCTAAGTCTGTCACCTCCCCTCCACAGTCACAATGGAGGCCCCGCTGAGCACCCGCTATCCCGCAGAGCGTGCAGCGACCCAGGAGGAAGCCCCCTCAGTTTTAACAGTTACTCCAGCACTATTGCCTCCCTGCCAGACTCTCATCTCCACGGGATTGCATGCGActcctctgcctcttcatcatcatcctcttcctcctcctcttcatctagCACCAGCCGAAAAGGCAGCCGCGATTGTTCCATGTGCTTTGAGAGCGAGGTCATTGCAGCGCTGGTTCCTTGTGGGCACAACCTCTTCTGTATGGAATGTGCCAATCGTATCTGTGAGAGGATTGAGCCCAGATGCCCCGTCTGCCACACCGGTGTCACTCA